The DNA window GAGCTTGCCGAGATCATCGGCGTGTGCGACCGGGTACTGGTCATGCGCGAAGGCTGGCTGGCCGGCGAACTGGAAGGCGAACAGATCACGCAGGAAAACATCATGGCGCTGGCCACCCTGGCCCAGGCCGCATAAGGAGATATCATGCTCACCCATCCGAAGACCATCGAACCCTCGCTGTCCCCGCTTCCGGGGCAGGGAGACCCCGGCCTGGCGCGGCGTGCCGCCCCGCGGGCCGGCATCGGCCAGGCGTTCTCGCGCATGTTCGCCACGCTCGGCATGCTGCCCGTGCTCGTTGCGCTGTACATCGTGTTTTATTTCCTGACTGGCTACTTCGCGGAGGACGGCATCTCCAATTTCGCCACGTCGGCCAACACGATGAACGTGCTGCGCCAGACGTCGATCAACCTGGTGCTCGCCACTGGCATGACCTTCGTGATCCTCACCGGCGGCATCGACCTGTCGGTCGGCTCGGTGCTGGCCGTGTCGGCGGTGCTCGGCATGATCGCCTCGCTGCCCGGCAACGCGCCGGCACTGTCGCTCCCCGTGTTCCTCATGGCCGGCCTGGGCCTGGGCCTGCTGAACGGCGTGCTGGTCGCCGGCTTCCGGATCAACCCTTTCGTGGTCACGCTCGGCACCATGACCGCGCTGCGCGGCGCCGCCTACCTGCTGGCCGACGGCACGACGATCCTGAACCGCGAGATCCCCAGCTTCGAATGGATCGGCAACGATTCGTTCGCCGGCCTGCCGTGGCTGGTGTGGGTTGCCGCGGCGCTGGTGGTGGTGGCCTGGTTCATCCTGCGGCGCACGGTGC is part of the Pseudoduganella lutea genome and encodes:
- a CDS encoding ABC transporter permease subunit, yielding MLTHPKTIEPSLSPLPGQGDPGLARRAAPRAGIGQAFSRMFATLGMLPVLVALYIVFYFLTGYFAEDGISNFATSANTMNVLRQTSINLVLATGMTFVILTGGIDLSVGSVLAVSAVLGMIASLPGNAPALSLPVFLMAGLGLGLLNGVLVAGFRINPFVVTLGTMTALRGAAYLLADGTTILNREIPSFEWIGNDSFAGLPWLVWVAAALVVVAWFILRRTVLGMHVYAVGGNAQAARLTGIKVGLVTVFVYAFSGLCAGTAGAMSASRLYGANGNWGSGYELDAIAAVVLGGTSLMGGVGTIWGTVIGALIIALLNNGLTILGLSSFWQYVAKGTVIVLAVMLDKWRYQQQAN